In Bradyrhizobium manausense, the sequence GGCGCGGGCGCGGTCTTGCAGTTCTCGCCGATGCCGCGGCCGTTGACGGTGACCGCGTCCTCATGGATGCGCTTGTGCTTCATCAGCTCGCGCACCACGGCCGGCACGCCGCCGGCGCGGTGGAATTCTTCGCCGAGATAGAAGCCGGCCGGCTGCATGTTGACGAGCAGCGGCACGTCATGGCCGAATTTCTGCCAGTCCTCGATCGTGAGCTCCACGCCGATGTGGCGGGCGAGCGCGTTGATGTGGATCGGCGCGTTGGTCGAGCCTCCGATCGCCGAGTTGATCACGATGCAGTTCTCGAACGCCTTGCGGGTCAGGATGTCCGAGGGCTTCAGATCTTCCCAGACCATCTCGACGGCGCGTTTTCCCGTCTCATAGGCGATCTGGCCGCGTTCACGGTAGGGGGCGGGGATCGCCGAGCAGCCCGGTAGCGAGAAGCCCAGCGCTTCGGCAAGTCCGTTCATGGTCGAGGCCGTGCCCATGGTGTTGCAATGGCCAACCGAGGGCGCCGACGACGCCACGATCTCCATGAACTCTTCATAGTCGATCTCGCCGGCGGCGAGCCGCTCGCGCGACTTCCAGACGATGGTGCCGGAGCCGGTGCGCTCGCCATTGTGCCAGCCATTGAGCATCGGGCCGCCCGACAGCACGATCGCCGGCAGATTCACGGTCGCCGCCGCCATCATCAAGGCGGGCGTGGTCTTGTCGCAGCCGGTGGTCAGCACCACGCCGTCAAGCGGATAGCCGTAGAGGACCTCGACGAGCCCGAGATAGGCGAGATTGCGGTCGAGCGCCGCGGTCGGACGCTTGCCGGTCTCCTGGATCGGGTGGGTCGGGAATTCCATCGCAATGCCGCCGGCCTCGCGGATGCCTTCGCGGACGCGGTGGGCCAGCTCGATATGATGGCGGTTGCAGGGAGAGAGGTCGTTGCCGGTCTGGGCGATGCCGATGATGGGTTTGCCGGACTGCAGCTCGGCGCGGGTGAGGCCGTAGTTCAGGTAGCGCTCCAGATAGAGCGCGGTCATGCCCGGATTATGCGGATTGTTGAACCAGTCCTGCGAGCGAAGGTGGCGGCGGGTGCCGTTACCGGCGGGCGCATGCCCATTGGTTGGCTTTTTTGTCATTGGATTCTCCTTCAATGCAAACGCACGGTTCGACGTCCGGGATGTCGATCGGTGCGATGCCCGGCAGCGCGAGCATGTAACGACGGCCCGCCTGCTGGCGAACGTTTCCTCACGATTGTGATACTACTCATGGGTCGTTGGTAACGCTATCATTTTGTACGGCTGGCACCCATTCCGGTGCGCGAGAGCTCCCCGTCAGCCGTTGTGTCTGCGAACTCTGCCGCTCGATCACGGTAAAGCCGAGATCCAACACGGGCTCTTCGGGACGCTTGCCTTCGATCGCCTCGACCAGCATCGCGGCAGCAGCGCTGCCCATTTCATAACGGTTGGTTCGCACGCTCGTCAGCGTTGGCACCGACGAAGCCATGAATTCGAGGTCGTTGAAGCCGACGATCGCGATCTGATCAGGGACCGCGATCTCCCGCCGCCGGCATTCGAAGAGAACGCCGAGGGCAAGGTCGTCATTGGCGCAGAATACCGCGTCGAGGTCTGGCTCGCGCCCGAGCAGATCGGCGAACAGCGCGCCGCCTAAGGTCACCGAAGTCGGCGTCGCCGTGGTCACGACCAGTCTTGGATCGTAGAGTCCGGCGTCCTTCATGGCGGCGACATAGCCGTCGAGCCGGCGTTGCACCCGCGGGTCCATGCGGGCGCCGACGAAGCCGATCCTGCGGCGGCCCTGCGCGAACAAGTGGCCAATTGCCGCGCGCGCAGCGTCATAATGGGAAAAGCCGATCATCATGTCGATCGGGTTGGGCCCGATCTCCATGATCTGCACGATCGGGCAATCGGCCGCCTCCAGCATCGCGCGCGATTCCGCGGTCTGGTCGATGCCTGTGACGATCAGTCCCGCCGGCTTCTGCGCCAGAAACAACCGCAGCAGTTTCTCCTCCTGGAGAATACTGTAGCGTGTGTTGGACAACTGGATCGAGTAACGGCTGCCTTCGGAGGCGTCGTAGATGCCGCGCAGAACGTCGGAGAACACGTTGTTGGTCAATGACGGAATCAAGACACCGATCACCTCGGTGCGCTGCGAGGCGAGGGCGCGTGCCGCAAGGTTGGGCACATAGCCGAGCTCCCGGGCCGCGCTTTCGACCCGCGTCCGCTTGGCGACCGACAGCGCCTCGGGATTACGGAAGAATCGGGACGCGGTAATAGGGCTCACGCCGGCGAGCTCAGCGACTTCCGCCAACCGAATCTTGCCCGACTTGGTGCGCTTTCGACCCATTTGTTGCTCTTAACACAGTCACTCCCGCAAACAAAGGAACGTTGACAGCGCTACCAGCAACGACTAACCAAAGACCAAATTGCCAAACCTGCACAAACTGCCGACAATGTTGCCTGTTACGAGGGGCTTCGGGGTCGGTGAAGTTCAGAAAAAACAAGACGGTGGCGGCGCCATGGTTGCGTCGTCGGGTCTGAGGAGGGAGCTAGATGTCGTCTGTGCAAATCCGCGACGTGCGGAAATCGTTCGGCAATTTTGAAGTCCTGCACGGCGTGTCGATCCCGATCGAGGACGGCCAGTTCGTCGTCCTGGTTGGCCCCTCCGGCTGCGGCAAGTCGACGCTTTTGCGCATGCTCGCAGGTCTCGAGAACATCACATCGGGCACGATCTCGATCGGCGACCGCGTCGTCAACAATGTCCAGCCCAAGGAGCGGGACATTGCGATGGTATTCCAGAACTACGCGCTCTATCCGCACATGA encodes:
- a CDS encoding IlvD/Edd family dehydratase; translation: MTKKPTNGHAPAGNGTRRHLRSQDWFNNPHNPGMTALYLERYLNYGLTRAELQSGKPIIGIAQTGNDLSPCNRHHIELAHRVREGIREAGGIAMEFPTHPIQETGKRPTAALDRNLAYLGLVEVLYGYPLDGVVLTTGCDKTTPALMMAAATVNLPAIVLSGGPMLNGWHNGERTGSGTIVWKSRERLAAGEIDYEEFMEIVASSAPSVGHCNTMGTASTMNGLAEALGFSLPGCSAIPAPYRERGQIAYETGKRAVEMVWEDLKPSDILTRKAFENCIVINSAIGGSTNAPIHINALARHIGVELTIEDWQKFGHDVPLLVNMQPAGFYLGEEFHRAGGVPAVVRELMKHKRIHEDAVTVNGRGIGENCKTAPAPDNDVIWAYDKPLVKDAGFLVLKGNLFDSAIMKTSVISKEFRDRYLNNPKDLNAFEGRAIVFEGPEDYHERIDDASLGIDEHCVLFIRGTGPIGYPGGAEVVNMQPPAALIKRGILSLPCIGDGRQSGTSGSPSILNASPEAAANGGLAILKTGDKVRIDLNKGSANILISDDEVKKRHADLKAAGGFKHPPNQTPWQEIYRNTVGHHATGACMELATRYQNVASAFGVPRDNH
- a CDS encoding LacI family DNA-binding transcriptional regulator, with translation MGRKRTKSGKIRLAEVAELAGVSPITASRFFRNPEALSVAKRTRVESAARELGYVPNLAARALASQRTEVIGVLIPSLTNNVFSDVLRGIYDASEGSRYSIQLSNTRYSILQEEKLLRLFLAQKPAGLIVTGIDQTAESRAMLEAADCPIVQIMEIGPNPIDMMIGFSHYDAARAAIGHLFAQGRRRIGFVGARMDPRVQRRLDGYVAAMKDAGLYDPRLVVTTATPTSVTLGGALFADLLGREPDLDAVFCANDDLALGVLFECRRREIAVPDQIAIVGFNDLEFMASSVPTLTSVRTNRYEMGSAAAAMLVEAIEGKRPEEPVLDLGFTVIERQSSQTQRLTGSSRAPEWVPAVQNDSVTNDP